TGATTTCCACAACTCTTACCGCAAGCGAGAAACCGATATGGATTTGGCACAAACCACCCGTTTCCTGCCCGATGAAGATGCCACACTGCAACTGGGCGAAAGCTGGGCCGCCACCGTTATGCCGCCTTTGGTGGTGTATCTGCAAGGCGGCTTGGGCGCAGGCAAAACCACTTTCACCCGCGGCCTGCTGCGCGGTGCCGGTTACAAAGGCGCGGCCAAAAGCCCCACCTACACCCTTGTCGAATCCTATCCGCTGCCCCGTTTCACCCTGCTGCACCATTTCGACCTCTACCGCTTCGCTTCGCCCGAAGAATGGCAGGACGCGGGGTTGGACGATTTATTCGCTTCCAACTGCCTGTGCCTGATCGAATGGCCGCAACAAGGCGGCACTTACGTTCCGGCCGCCGACCTTACGGTGATGCTCGAACCCGACGGCTCCGGCCGCCAATGCACACTTACCGCACACACCGAAAAAGGCAAGAAAAGTTTAGAAACATGGTTAAATTAACACGCCGCCAAATCGTCCGCCGCGCTGCGGCGGGCTTATTGTTTACCCTCACCCCCATCGGCGCACCCGCCAAAGCCGCCGCCCCGCAGTTTGTAGCCGTGCGTATTTGGCCCGCCAGTGCCTACACCCGCATCACGCTTGAATCTTCGCAGTCTCTCAAATACAAACACTTCGCACTCGACAACCCGGCTCGTTTGGTGGTCGATATCGAGGGCGCGACACTCAACGGCGTATTGCAGGGCATGGCCGCCAAAGTGCAGCGCAACGACCCCTATATCCGCAGCATTCGTGTCGGCCAAAACACTGCCACCACCGTGCGCATGGTGATCGATCTCAAGCAGCCCGCCAACCCGCAGGTGTTCACGCTTGCCCCCGTGGCCAACTTCCGCCACCGCCTGGTAATGGACTTATACCCCTCCGCCGCCACCGCGCTGGCCGCCGAAGCCGATGACCCCCTGATGGCGCTCTTAAATGACTATTCGCAAGGCAAAATCCGCAGCGACGGCACCGGCAGCACCCCGCCCGTACGCGAACGCCGGCCCGCCGTCACCGACAACACCCCGCCGCCTGCCACTTCCCCCCCCGCCGTCCCGCACCGCCACGACCGCCGCCCCGTTATCGTGCTCGATCCCGGCCACGGCGGCGAAGACCCCGGCGCCATCGGCAGCAGCGGCCTGCGCGAAAAAGACGTGGTGCTCTCCATCGCCCGCGAAAC
This genomic interval from Neisseria musculi contains the following:
- a CDS encoding N-acetylmuramoyl-L-alanine amidase; its protein translation is MVKLTRRQIVRRAAAGLLFTLTPIGAPAKAAAPQFVAVRIWPASAYTRITLESSQSLKYKHFALDNPARLVVDIEGATLNGVLQGMAAKVQRNDPYIRSIRVGQNTATTVRMVIDLKQPANPQVFTLAPVANFRHRLVMDLYPSAATALAAEADDPLMALLNDYSQGKIRSDGTGSTPPVRERRPAVTDNTPPPATSPPAVPHRHDRRPVIVLDPGHGGEDPGAIGSSGLREKDVVLSIARETKKRLDAMGYRTYMTRNEDIFIPLGVRVAKARQLKADVFVSIHADAFTSPSARGTGVYALSTKGATSAAARFLAQTQNSADLIGGVQRVGNRQVDSALLDMTQTATIKDSMALGRSVLGELGKLNKLHKGHVDQANFAVLRAPDIPSILVETAFISNPTEESLLASPSFRQKSAQAIANGVRAYLGKAVLARR
- the tsaE gene encoding tRNA (adenosine(37)-N6)-threonylcarbamoyltransferase complex ATPase subunit type 1 TsaE, which codes for MDLAQTTRFLPDEDATLQLGESWAATVMPPLVVYLQGGLGAGKTTFTRGLLRGAGYKGAAKSPTYTLVESYPLPRFTLLHHFDLYRFASPEEWQDAGLDDLFASNCLCLIEWPQQGGTYVPAADLTVMLEPDGSGRQCTLTAHTEKGKKSLETWLN